Genomic DNA from Nitratidesulfovibrio vulgaris str. Hildenborough:
GCAGGGACGTGCCAGCCGTGTCGTTGTCATGGTCGCCTCGGGGTGCGCCTCGCCTACCGTCTGTGGCTGCGCGTCATCTTCACGGCGAATGCCGCAGCCCCGTAGCCGTTGTCGATGTTGACCACGGCAAGGCCCGGTGCACAGGCGTTGAGCATGGTCAAGATGGCGGATAGACCGCCAAGCCCGGTGCCGTAGCCCACCGATGTCGGAACGGCGACCACGGGGGCTTTGACCAGTCCCGCCACGATGCCCGGGAGGGTCCCTTCCATGCCTGCCACGACGATGAGCGCCTTGGCTGCGGTGAGGGCGTCCATATGGGGGGTGAGTCGATGCAGCCCTGCCACACCGACATCAGACACCAGTCCCGCATCGATACCGTTGAAGCGCAGGGTCCCGAGGGCTTCGAATGCGACGGGCAGATCCGCAGCCCCTCCCGTGACGACGAGCACTTCGCCTTCGCTGCTGAACGGGGCCGA
This window encodes:
- the larB gene encoding nickel pincer cofactor biosynthesis protein LarB, with translation MPDSGRLPPDERPAVPTGSCNGTKVCKAEKTHCATMPAGLCLDMQRMARTGMGEVVLAEGKDDERLLHAVTILAAEGPVLVTRVGEAQGRLLSAQLPDGEWWPEAGIFAVSPPRRLSAPFSSEGEVLVVTGGAADLPVAFEALGTLRFNGIDAGLVSDVGVAGLHRLTPHMDALTAAKALIVVAGMEGTLPGIVAGLVKAPVVAVPTSVGYGTGLGGLSAILTMLNACAPGLAVVNIDNGYGAAAFAVKMTRSHRR